In one window of Episyrphus balteatus chromosome 3, idEpiBalt1.1, whole genome shotgun sequence DNA:
- the LOC129913591 gene encoding sodium channel and clathrin linker 1, translated as MTNNASILPPDKNFNEIKNSYENIIQKIEHELDSYKEEQTKLKEQVLNVIEVNNRISSQINSIQPQPAIDDNWKTEREHVQLTDDAISNLTKQVQHLNEERSTIQQLWKTSQDTISNLEIEIQNYRKQLFKPSAFTEIKHQYSTTIKNLENIITNQKNDLAKQAQTIRALGEDKIRSNNRIKELQAIIQEQENKLYEHQQMEQINTNLKQKLQEVLHTNSELELSTTLAKGMIDERFIREKNALEKLQEALLIAETAVAEKEEAIKRELIIKEECETLATTIGQVMEEAARKVEKNVETLRAQYEEKEKALIKKHNEVRMELEKQTKACFSAEARCKDIEQKLQETLKENQRLDNELQIASETLIEMELKIEATGNLLKQDKKSDKICEKREQQLRQYIENNQQLKERWKNTIEDVTKKFGNEIQRLQKENSNLKAEIHAQRLKVDKTNY; from the exons ATGACAAACAACGCAAGCATTTTGCCACCTGataa aaattttaatgaaattaaaaatagttaCGAAAATATAATTCAGAAAATTGAACACGAACTGGATTCCTACAAA GAGGAACAAACCAAGCTTAAGGAACAAGTTTTGAACGTTATCGAAGTCAATAATCGAATAAGTTCCCAAATCAATAGTATTCAACCACAACCAGCAATTGATGATAATTGGAAAACTGAACGTGAACACGTACAGCTGACTGATGATGCAATATCAAATTTAACCAAACAAGTGCAACACTTGAATGag GAACGAAGTACCATTCAACAACTATGGAAAACATCTCAAGACACTATTTCTAATTTGGAAATTGAAATACAAAACTATCGCAAACAATTATTTAAACCAAGTGCATTTACTgag ATAAAACACCAATATTCCACTACAATcaagaaccttgaaaatattataacaaATCAGAAAAACGATCTTGCCAAGCAAGCTCAAACCATTCGTGCGTTAGGAGAAGATAAGATTAGAAGTAATAATCGTATTAAAGAACTTCAAGCTATAATTCAAG AACAAGAAAACAAACTTTACGAACATCAACAAATGGAACAAATCAATacgaatttaaaacaaaaacttcaagAAGTTTTACACACTAATTCCGAATTGGAACTATCAACAACATTAGCCAAAGGTATGATCGATGAACGTTTCATTCGAGAGAAGAATGCTTTGGAAAAGTTGCAAGAGGCATTGCTCATAGCTGAAACTGCTGTAGCTGAAAAAGAAGAAGCTATTAAGCGTGAGTTGATCATAAAAGAAGAATGTGAAACATTGGCTACAACAATTGGTCAAGTGATGGAAGAAGCAGCACGAAAAGTTGAAAAGAATGTTGAAACTTTGAGAGCTCAATATGAAGAAAAGGAAAAGGCTTTAATAAAGAAACATAACGAG gtCAGAATGGAGTTGGAGAAGCAAacaaaagcttgtttttcggcAGAAGCTCGTTGCAAGGATATCGAACAAAAACTTCAAGAGACCCTTAAAGAGAACCAAAGACTTGATAATGAACTCCAAATTGCATCTGAGACTTTA ATAGAAATGGAACTTAAAATAGAAGCCACGGGAAATCTGCTGAAGCAAGATAAAAAATCTGATAAGATTTGTGAGAAACGAGAGCAACAATTGCGGCAATATATAGAAAATAACCAACAATTGAAAGAAAG atGGAAAAACACTATCGAAGacgttacaaaaaaatttggtaatgaaattcaaagacttcaaaaagaaaattcaaaccTCAAAGCGGAAATACATGCGCAACGACTGAAAGTggataaaacaaattattaa
- the LOC129913594 gene encoding vacuolar-sorting protein SNF8 — MRRRAGLGAIQQQQYEAEKYKDKGNVMQESQMEQMTKQLEVFRVKLEEFAMSHKSEIRKNAQFRRQFQEMCAAIGVDPLATGKGFWSVLGMGDFYYELGVQVVEVCLALNEKTGGLMELGELRNRLVASRGQSAAHQEITQEDILMATKKLNIFGNGFTVYKVAKGKYMVQSIPAELSVDEAAILTAASSNEQGYVTISSLIKQQGWTEYRAKQGIEKTLSEGLCWVDDQGDETTYWFPSLFPGRTTTISSS; from the exons ATGAGACGCAGAGCCGGTTTGGGAGCCATTCAACAGCAACAATATGAAGCTGAAAAATACAAAGATAAAGGCAATGTTATGCAGGAATCCCAAATGGAACAAATGACCAAACAATTGGAAGTGTTTCGTGTTAAACTTGAAGAATTCGCAATGAGCCATAAAAgtgaaattcgcaaaaatgcccAATTCCGAAGACAATTTCAAGAAATGTGCGCCGCAATTGGCGTTGATCCATTGGCAACGGGCAAAGGTTTTTGGAGTGTTTTAGGAATGGGTGATTTTTACTATGAACTCGGAGTACAAGTTGTAGAAGTTTGCTTGGCATTAAATGAGAAAACTG gtGGTTTAATGGAACTTGGTGAACTGAGAAATCGATTAGTAGCCTCAAGAGGTCAAAGTGCTGCTCATCAAGAAATAACACAAGAAGACATCCTTATGGCTACCAAAAAGCTAAATATTTTCGGAAATGG TTTTACAGTTTACAAAGTCGCAAAAGGCAAATACATGGTTCAGTCGATACCAGCTGAATTGAGTGTGGACGAAGCAGCTATACTAACAGCTGCATCTAGCAACGAACAAGGCTATGTTACTATTTCATCACTCATCAAGCAACAAGG TTGGACTGAATATCGAGCTAAACAAGGAATTGAAAAAACCCTCAGCGAGGGTTTATGCTGGGTAGATGATCAAGGTGATGAAACAACTTATTGGTTTCCCAGTTTATTTCCAGGACGAACAACAACAATTAGCTCTTCTTAA
- the LOC129913590 gene encoding prion-like-(Q/N-rich) domain-bearing protein 25 isoform X1, translated as MKKHYFALLVLVFLFQASQGLIWPCNSNDECTSEESTCSTLGTCECEFDHVFSSDYAKCLKTSLYSDKCEETGQCNLMPSGAKCNKGVCECNDGYTYVGGRCRLLNGLGNSCQTDLDCHFGYDRQSVMCKNQICECANGYYNRYGNICRRKSMAINDPCVVNTDCDELGSNVKCENLVCASTSTNGDFPPRNQREIAVQTSLESYELKPLSSLKRDISIENPASSLATGRITRDEEDKTLSTLSNTDDDAEDKKYGSSCTDNGKPCQGLAHSTCADNICYCRQGYYAKNGKCFAELGEIAESVDECEFEFEEPTKKCLCQKNYFYERSLRSCRKPIQYHLSCTSNSQCSPFGAVYCHPSIPRRCTCEEFAEYDELRQLCVYKQGLGAQCTTNDGCPFENSICSSEQVCKCKEHYIEDKGACAKGIGAECNEDSECLPTNTVCESTTESKSEKSKSCQCRKGYVHFKDECLKQAVEPEDECVETEQCKPLLANCVDKKCVCGDKQHFSGGKCVDQKGLGEACTRAGECHIEKDPENVECRNSICQCKLGYQPSNGQRTCNRVGAKTNSSGRPSALKIITFMLIGSAFLITSAALKQAFY; from the exons ATGAAGAAGCATTATTTTGCTTTACTCGTTCTTGTGTTTCTGTTTCAAg CATCACAAGGTCTAATTTGGCCATGTAATTCAAATGATGAATGCACATCGGAGGAATCTACATGCTCAACACTTGGTACATGCGAATGCGAATTCGATCATGTCTTTTCGTCAGACTATGCAAAATGTCTGAAGACGTCACTGTATAGTGACAAATGTGAAGAAACTGGTCAATGCAATCTTATGCCATCTGGAGCTAAATGTAATAAGGGGGTCTGCGAATGCAATGATGGTTATACCTATGTAGGGGGACGTTGTAGGCTATTAAATGGTCTCGGAAATTCATGCCAAACG GACCTAGACTGCCATTTTGGATATGATCGTCAATCGGTTATGtgtaaaaatcaaatttgtgaGTGCGCAAATGGATATTATAACAGATATGGAAACATCTGCCGTCGGAAATCTATGG caattaaTGACCCATGTGTTGTTAATACTGACTGTGATGAACTTGGTAGTAATGTCAAGTGTGAAAATCTTGTATGTGCATCAACAAGCACAAATGGTGATTTTCCTCCACGTAACCAAAGAGAAATTGCTGTTCAAACTAGCTTAGAATCATATGAGCTTAAACCATTATCTAGTCTTAAGAGAGATATATCAATTGAAAATCCAGCTTCATCACTTGCAACCGGAAGAATAACACGTGATGAAGAAGACAAAACATTGTCAACTTTATCAAATACTGACGATGATGCGGAAGATAAGAAAT ATGGGAGCAGTTGTACGGACAATGGTAAACCATGTCAAGGATTGGCTCATTCAACTTGTGCTGATAACATTTGTTATTGCAGACAAGGTTATTATGCCAAAAATGGAAAGTGTTTTGCAG AACTCGGAGAGATAGCTGAAAGTGTTGACGAGTGTGAGTTTGAATTCGAAGAACCAACTAAAAAATGTCTTTGCCAAAAGAACTACTTCTATGAGCGTAGTCTTCGTTCATGCAGAAAAC CCATCCAATATCACTTGTCATGTACATCGAACAGTCAATGCAGTCCATTTGGTGCCGTTTATTGCCATCCTTCCATACCCAGACGTTGTACGTGTGAAGAATTCGCCGAATACGATGAACTTAGGCAGTTATGCGTTTATAAACAAGGTCTGGGAGCACAATGTACGACAAATGATGGTTGTCCATTTGAAAATTCTATTTGTTCATCGGAGCAAGTTTGTAAATGTAAAGAGCATTATATTGAAGATAAGGGCGCGTGTGCAAAAG GAATTGGAGCGGAATGTAATGAAGATTCAGAATGCCTGCCAACCAACACAGTATGTGAATCGACAACAGAAAGTAAGAGCGAAAAGTCGAAATCTTGTCAGTGTCGAAAAGGATATGTGCATTTTAAAGATGAGTGTTTGAAACAAG CTGTTGAACCTGAAGACGAATGTGTAGAAACAGAACAGTGCAAGCCTCTCCTAGCCAACTGTGTAGATAAGAAATGTGTTTGCGGTGATAAACAGCATTTCAGCGGCGGAAAATGCGTTGATCAAAAAG GTTTAGGTGAAGCATGTACAAGAGCTGGTGAGTGTCATATAGAAAAAGATCCTGAAAATGTCGAATGTAGAAATTCAATATGTCAATGCAAGTTGGGATACCAGCCATCAAACGGACAAAGAACGTGCAACCGCGTTGGAGCTAAGACAA ATTCTTCCGGAAGGCCAAGTGCtcttaaaataataacatttatGTTAATTGGATCAGCATTTTTAATAACTAGTGCAGCACTAAAACAAGCATTCTAttga
- the LOC129913590 gene encoding prion-like-(Q/N-rich) domain-bearing protein 25 isoform X2 yields MPSGAKCNKGVCECNDGYTYVGGRCRLLNGLGNSCQTDLDCHFGYDRQSVMCKNQICECANGYYNRYGNICRRKSMAINDPCVVNTDCDELGSNVKCENLVCASTSTNGDFPPRNQREIAVQTSLESYELKPLSSLKRDISIENPASSLATGRITRDEEDKTLSTLSNTDDDAEDKKYGSSCTDNGKPCQGLAHSTCADNICYCRQGYYAKNGKCFAELGEIAESVDECEFEFEEPTKKCLCQKNYFYERSLRSCRKPIQYHLSCTSNSQCSPFGAVYCHPSIPRRCTCEEFAEYDELRQLCVYKQGLGAQCTTNDGCPFENSICSSEQVCKCKEHYIEDKGACAKGIGAECNEDSECLPTNTVCESTTESKSEKSKSCQCRKGYVHFKDECLKQAVEPEDECVETEQCKPLLANCVDKKCVCGDKQHFSGGKCVDQKGLGEACTRAGECHIEKDPENVECRNSICQCKLGYQPSNGQRTCNRVGAKTNSSGRPSALKIITFMLIGSAFLITSAALKQAFY; encoded by the exons ATGCCATCTGGAGCTAAATGTAATAAGGGGGTCTGCGAATGCAATGATGGTTATACCTATGTAGGGGGACGTTGTAGGCTATTAAATGGTCTCGGAAATTCATGCCAAACG GACCTAGACTGCCATTTTGGATATGATCGTCAATCGGTTATGtgtaaaaatcaaatttgtgaGTGCGCAAATGGATATTATAACAGATATGGAAACATCTGCCGTCGGAAATCTATGG caattaaTGACCCATGTGTTGTTAATACTGACTGTGATGAACTTGGTAGTAATGTCAAGTGTGAAAATCTTGTATGTGCATCAACAAGCACAAATGGTGATTTTCCTCCACGTAACCAAAGAGAAATTGCTGTTCAAACTAGCTTAGAATCATATGAGCTTAAACCATTATCTAGTCTTAAGAGAGATATATCAATTGAAAATCCAGCTTCATCACTTGCAACCGGAAGAATAACACGTGATGAAGAAGACAAAACATTGTCAACTTTATCAAATACTGACGATGATGCGGAAGATAAGAAAT ATGGGAGCAGTTGTACGGACAATGGTAAACCATGTCAAGGATTGGCTCATTCAACTTGTGCTGATAACATTTGTTATTGCAGACAAGGTTATTATGCCAAAAATGGAAAGTGTTTTGCAG AACTCGGAGAGATAGCTGAAAGTGTTGACGAGTGTGAGTTTGAATTCGAAGAACCAACTAAAAAATGTCTTTGCCAAAAGAACTACTTCTATGAGCGTAGTCTTCGTTCATGCAGAAAAC CCATCCAATATCACTTGTCATGTACATCGAACAGTCAATGCAGTCCATTTGGTGCCGTTTATTGCCATCCTTCCATACCCAGACGTTGTACGTGTGAAGAATTCGCCGAATACGATGAACTTAGGCAGTTATGCGTTTATAAACAAGGTCTGGGAGCACAATGTACGACAAATGATGGTTGTCCATTTGAAAATTCTATTTGTTCATCGGAGCAAGTTTGTAAATGTAAAGAGCATTATATTGAAGATAAGGGCGCGTGTGCAAAAG GAATTGGAGCGGAATGTAATGAAGATTCAGAATGCCTGCCAACCAACACAGTATGTGAATCGACAACAGAAAGTAAGAGCGAAAAGTCGAAATCTTGTCAGTGTCGAAAAGGATATGTGCATTTTAAAGATGAGTGTTTGAAACAAG CTGTTGAACCTGAAGACGAATGTGTAGAAACAGAACAGTGCAAGCCTCTCCTAGCCAACTGTGTAGATAAGAAATGTGTTTGCGGTGATAAACAGCATTTCAGCGGCGGAAAATGCGTTGATCAAAAAG GTTTAGGTGAAGCATGTACAAGAGCTGGTGAGTGTCATATAGAAAAAGATCCTGAAAATGTCGAATGTAGAAATTCAATATGTCAATGCAAGTTGGGATACCAGCCATCAAACGGACAAAGAACGTGCAACCGCGTTGGAGCTAAGACAA ATTCTTCCGGAAGGCCAAGTGCtcttaaaataataacatttatGTTAATTGGATCAGCATTTTTAATAACTAGTGCAGCACTAAAACAAGCATTCTAttga